AGCAAGGAAAATTTTTACCGCATCTTTAGGCTTAGGATTTCGCGTTTATGAAGGACCTGCTTTTAACAGTAGATCCATGGGAAATACTCCCGTAATGCTTACATATATGATTGGAGTATATTTCCCATTATAATAGTTTGAAGTCCGGAATTTTTAAAGCCTCATAACTAATGCGAAAGGTTTAAAATAATCCTTTTATCTTAGACTAAAATCTCTATTTCCCATAAATACCCACCTGATACTTATGGCAAAAAGCTGATTACATTGACCTTTTTGCCAGAATAGCTTGTTAAATGGCCCGTATGACCAGGTATTAGAATTATTATAAGATCTTATTGGGGTTAAAAAGAAAGTTGCCGAATATTTTAAATTCAAGATTAATTGATCGATAATATATATTTCAGCGCCGAGATCGATTGCCAAATCCAATTTACTAAGATCATCATACATATAACTGTAATCCATATAATCTTGAACGTGTTTATGACCGATTAATATTCCGAGATTTGGCCCCACAAACATTGTTACACGATTACTGGCAATAAATTTATAATGTATTGGAATAGTAATATAATGTAAGTTTAGTCTGGTTTCATAAACCTGTCCCGGTATAGTATCATTTGATTTTGGTATTTTGCGTGAACCTTTTTGGGTATATGAAATTTCAAAGTCTAAAGCACTTCTTGGTGTAAAAAACAAATTAGTAAAAAACCCTACGGTAATTCCCGGTTTGCTGAATGATTTATTAAATAAAGATCCATTATTATAACTTCCGGGAGCATCACCTACATAAGTACCTGTGGTATGCGAAGCAATCACACCAACAAGCAATCCGCCATCGAAACTTTGGGAAAAAAGAAATCCGGAAGAAATGACAAATATTGTAATAAGTATTATTTTTCTCATAAATTAAATTTATAATGATTTAAAGATTAAAATTGTTTTGTCTCTTTCATCGGCTTATCATTTTATAACTTTTTCCGACTCCACTGTTTAATTAACTTTAAACTTAAACGTCACATTTGCTAACTCCTCATTAGCTTTAACAATTTTATTTTTAAGGTTTTCTTTATAGATGATTATTTTTTCAGCTAACTTTTCATCTCCGGTAGCAATAATTTGCGCAGCGAGGATTCCTGCATTAAGAGCTCCGTCTATTCCGACAGTTGCAACAGGAATTCCGGGAGGCATCTGAACAATTGCAAGCAAAGCATCCAAGCCCTGCAAAGAGGCGCTGATAGGAACACCTATTACGGGAATCGAAGTCATTGCCGCAATAACGCCGGGAAGATGTGCGGCCATTCCTGCTCCGGCAATAATTACTTTTATTCCGCGAGTTTGTGCATTTTTGGCAAAATGTTCAACTTTCTCAGGAGTACGATGCGCCGACAAAGCATTCATCTCAAAGGGGATTTCCATTTCATCTAAAAAAAGAGCAGCTTTCTCCATGATTTTCAAATCACTGGTACTACCCATAATTATACTTACTAATGGTTTCATCTATCTATCTTTTTTAAAATCCAAAGATAGGTATTTTAATTTAAAAACCTTATTTCTAAATTTATAATTCTTAATTCTTAACTTTATAAATTAAGGTATATATAAAAAAATATCGTACATTTGCACATCAATTATAAAATATAAGTTTTACATCTATAACACTAAGTATTAAATATTTATGGCTAAAGAAAAATTTTTAACATGCGATGGTAACTACGCAGCAGCACATGTTGCATATATGTTTAGCGAAGTTGCCGCAATTTATCCGATTACGCCGTCTTCAACAATGGCAGAATATGTCGACGAATGGTCGGCTTTCGGAAGAAAAAATATTTTTGGAGAAACAGTAAAAGTTGTAGAAATGCAATCTGAAGCCGGTGCTGCCGGTGCTGTTCACGGTTCTCTTCAAGCGGGCGCCCTGACATCTACTTTTACTGCATCGCAAGGGCTTTTGCTGATGATTCCGAATATGTACAAAATCTCCGGTGAGTTACTTCCGGGTGTTTTCCATGTTTCTGCTCGTGCTCTTGCCGCACAGGCACTATCAATCTTCGGCGATCATTCCGATGTTATGAGTACTCGTCAAACCGGTTTCGCTATGTTAGCTACCGGTTCGGTACAAGAAATAATGGATTTGGCTCCTGTTGCTCACTTATCGGCTATAAAAGGAAGAATTCCTTTCTTGCATTTCTTTGACGGATTCCGTACTTCTCATGAAATACAAAAAGTTGAAGCGGCCGATCAAAACAAACTTGCAAAACTTATCGATAAAAAAGCTCTTCAAGCTTATCGCGACAATGCATTGAATCCTGAGCATCCTATCACTCGGGGTACCGCTCAAAATCCGGATATTTATTTCCAAACCCGCGAAGCTCAAAATAAATTCGTTGACGCTATTCCAGATATTGTTGCCGATTATATGAAAAAGATCAGCACAATTACCGGTAGAAAATACGCCCCATTCACTTATTACGGAGCTAAAAATGCTACCGATATTGTTATCGCAATGGGTTCTATTACAGAAACTATTAAAACCGTTGTTGATTACATCAATAATAAAGGCGGAAAAGTAGGCCTCGTTAGTGTACACCTCTATCGTCCGTTCTCAGTTAAATATTTGAAAGCTATTCTACCGGAAACTACTGAACGTATCTGCGTTCTCGACAGAACAAAAGAGCCGGGCGCAAACGGCGATCCTTTGTATCTTGATATAGTGGAAGCTTTTGCTAATAACAACGATATTCCTGTTTCAAAGAAACCGGTAATCATAGGCGGTCGTTACGGATTATCTTCAAAAGATACTACACCGGCTCATATACTTGCTGTTTACAACAATTTGAATTCGGCAAAACCAAAAAATCAATTTACCGTAGGTATCGTTGATGATGTCACTAAAAAATCTTTAGCCTTATTAAAAGACATCACCGTTCTTCCTAAAGGAACTTACGAAGCAAAATTTTATGGTCTCGGTGCTGACGGTACTGTTGGCGCAAATAAAAACTCAATCAAAATAATCGGTGATAATACAGATAAATACAGTCAGGCTTATTTCGATTACGATAGTAAAAAAT
Above is a window of Bacteroidales bacterium DNA encoding:
- a CDS encoding PorT family protein, giving the protein MRKIILITIFVISSGFLFSQSFDGGLLVGVIASHTTGTYVGDAPGSYNNGSLFNKSFSKPGITVGFFTNLFFTPRSALDFEISYTQKGSRKIPKSNDTIPGQVYETRLNLHYITIPIHYKFIASNRVTMFVGPNLGILIGHKHVQDYMDYSYMYDDLSKLDLAIDLGAEIYIIDQLILNLKYSATFFLTPIRSYNNSNTWSYGPFNKLFWQKGQCNQLFAISIRWVFMGNRDFSLR
- the purE gene encoding 5-(carboxyamino)imidazole ribonucleotide mutase; the protein is MKPLVSIIMGSTSDLKIMEKAALFLDEMEIPFEMNALSAHRTPEKVEHFAKNAQTRGIKVIIAGAGMAAHLPGVIAAMTSIPVIGVPISASLQGLDALLAIVQMPPGIPVATVGIDGALNAGILAAQIIATGDEKLAEKIIIYKENLKNKIVKANEELANVTFKFKVN